DNA sequence from the Pseudoglutamicibacter cumminsii genome:
AACGAGCCGCTCACGATCGTCTCCCCAGACACCGGCCGCGTTCGCGTCGCCGAAATGTGGGCCGAGCGCCTCGGCCACGCACCACTGGCGTTCGTCCACAAGACCCGTGACCTCACGGTTCCGAACAAGGCAGAGTCCAAGACCGTGGTCGGTGACGTCAAGGACCGCGTCTGCATCCTCATCGACGACATGATCGACACCGGCGGCACGATTTCTGGCGCTGTGTCCGTCCTCAAGAACGCAGGCGCTAAGGATGTCATCATCGCGGCGACCCACCCGGTCTTCTCCGACCCAGCCGCCCAGCGCCTGAGCGAATCCGGCGCACGCGAAGTGGTTGTCACCAACACACTGCCAGTCCCGGCATCGAAGCACTTCCACAACCTGACCGTGCTCTCGATTGCTCCGCTGCTGGCTCGCGCAATCAAGGAAGTCTTCGAAGACGGCTCCGTCACGAGCCTCTTCGACGGCCGCGCATAACCGTTTCATACAGGCCTCAGCCATGTGCCCCTCCACATCGCAATGTGGAGGGGCACATGCGTTTAAGAGCACCGTGAAAGCTCTGGTAGACTAGGGGAGTTGCCCAGGCGAGGGGAACCCCGGTTCCCGTGATCGACGAGGCCTTCTGGATTTACCGGCTGGATGCGTTCTGCACAGCCGAAGGTGAGCTTAGAAGCCACGACGAGCCCCCAGGGCGAAGACCAGCCAACACCACAGCACACGTTCGAACATTCGAATCCGAATGCTAGAACCGCTGTGCGGATACTGAAACGGTGTGGCGTCATCGACCAATAGGAGAAGAGCTCTCATGCAGAAATTTGAAAACATTGACGTAGAGGTCCGCGAAGACTTCGGTAAGGGTTCCGCACGCCGCGCACGCCGCGACGGCCAGATCCCAGCAGTCGTTTACGGCCACGGCACCGAGCCAGAGCACCTCTTGCTCCCTGCTCACCAGACCACCCTGGCTGTACGTCAGGCGAACGCTATTCTGTCCCTCAAGGTTGCAGGCGACGAGCGCCTTGTCATGGTGAAGGACATTCAGCGCCACCCACTGCGTCAGACCGTTGACCACCTCGACCTGCTGATCGTTAAGCGCGGCGAGAAGGTTTCGGTTGACGTTTACCTTGATTACCAGGGCGAAGTTGCGCCAGGCCTGGCCGCTGCCCTCGATATCCAGGAAGTCACCGTCCTGGCGGACGCTCTCAACATTCCAGACACCCTCGTTGTGAACCTCGAGGGCCGCGAAGAAGGCTCCGTTCTGGCTAGCGACATCGAGCTGCCAGAAGGCGTCGAGCTCGAGATCGACCCAGAGACCGTCATCGCAACCGTTGAAGAGCCACAGGAAATCGAGCTCCCAGAGGACGAGGAGACCGAGGAAGCAGGCGAAGAGGCTGCCGAGACTCCAGCAGAAGAGAAGTCCGAGGAAGACTCCGAGTAATCCCCACGGATTCCTTGCATTTTCGGAGGGCCGCCACACATGTGGCGGCCCTCCGCCGTTTAAGCGGACTGCAAGCTGTGGGCAACTCTTAGCTACTCCTCAGCAACTTCATAAGATTCTTCTTCGTCCGTTCACTGTTCCTTTAGGCAGGGGTTAGTTCGAGGGGGAGTTGAGGTTTACCTCACTTCCCATGCTCAGTGCTGTTGGTCAAAATCACGCCAAAAGAAACGGATTACCGCAGTGAAAGCAGTTCGCACCCCTGTGATCGCAACGGCCGCAGCTGGCCTCGCACTCGCATCCTTCGCCACCGCTGTTCCAGCTAACGCTGAGCCAAAGGTCGACGGCCCAAAGAACGTCATCGTCCTCATTGGTGACGGCATGGGCTACAGCCACATCGATAACTACAACGCCTTCACCAAGAACGAGGTGCACTGGCAGGTAGAAAAGGGCCCAGACAAGAAGGTCATGCCTTACGGCGGCAACACCAAGCCGAAGGAAGGCTGGCAGACCTGGGACCACACCGGTATGTCGACCCACTGGGTTGACGGCCTTGTCTACGACACCGCCGAAGCATGGACCAAGTTCGACTGGGTCAAGAACAAGCCAACTGACTCGGCCGCCGCAGGTACCGCAATGGCTACCGGTGTCAAGACCTACAACGCAGGTCTCGGTGTTGACCCGAACAAGAAGGTCGTAGAAAATCTGAGCGAACGCGCTAAGTCCCTCGGTAAGTCCGCAGGCGTGGTTTCCAGCGTTCCGTTCTCCCACGCAACCCCAGCTACATACTCCGCGCACAACGAGACCCGTCAGGACTACCACGGCATCGCCAAGGAGCAGGTCGAGGGTGACATGGATGTCGTTATGGGTGCAGGCCACCCATTCTTCGACGACAACAACAAGAAGCTCGCTACGCCGAAGTACAAGTACATCGGTGCAGAAGAATACGAGAAGCTCGCAGGCGGACACACCGACTACGCGTTCATCGAGGACAACGAAAGCTTCCGCAAGCTCACCGAGAACGGAACCCCATCCCGTGTGTTCGGCATCGCTCAGGTTGGAAACACCCTCCAGCAGAGCCGCGCAGCAGGCGCAGCAAAGAACGACGTCATCGACCTGCGCACCATGACCGAGGGTGCACTCAACGTCCTCGATAACAACGACAAGGGCTTCTTCCTCATGGTTGAAGGCGGCGCTATCGACTGGGCCGGCCACGCCAACCAGACTGAACGCGACGTCGAAGAGGTCGAGGACTTCGACAAGGCAGTCGAGGCCGTCATCGAGTGGGTTGAGAAGAACTCCAGCTGGGACGAAACCCTCGTCATGGTGACCGCGGACCACGAAACCGGCTACCTCTCGGGCGCTCCAAAGGGTGATTTTGCTCCGATGATCCCGCAGGGCGGCGACAACGCTGTAGCTCAGCGCAACGCTCAGGCAACACCAGCGCAGGTAACGAACAAGTACGCATCGCACACTTGGAACAGCGGCGACCACACCAACCAGCTCGTGCCGATTTTCTTCAAGGGTGCCAACGCAGCTGACGTGAAAGCACTCGCAACGAAGACTGACACCGTTCGCGGCGCCTACATGGACAACACCGACGTAGCCAAGTGGCTGCTGAACACCGCATGGGTTGCGAACGAAGAGGCTCCAACCGAGGAAGCTCCGACCGAAGAGGCTCCAACCGAAGAGGCTCCAACCGAGGAGGCCCCGACCGAAGAGGCTCCAACTAAGGAAGCCCCAACCGAAGAGGCTCCATCCCAGGAAGCTCCTTCTGAGGAAGCTCCATCCGAAGATGCTGAGGACACCACGGATGTCGTTGTCGACAACACGAACGACGCTCAGGGTCCATCGACGGGCGGCGACCTTGCCCGCACCGGTGTCAACACCGAGCTTGTCTGGGGCGCAGGCCTCGCGGCAACCTTCATGATCGGCGGCATGACCGTTCTCCTGGTCAACCGCGCACGCCGCGCAGAAGCTACCAAGTAAGTAGCCCCAACATCCTGAAACAAACGGGCTGATTGAGCCCATCAGTATCAGGACAAATACCATCGGTACCGCCGTGGACGCCCACGGCGGTACCGATGCGTTTAAGCCTGGAAGCGCAAGCACAGATACGCTTGAGGCATGGCATCTGATACGTACCTCATCGCCGGCCTCGGCAACACGGGCGCCCGTTACGCGAAAAACCGACACAACATCGGCTTCATGGTCGCCGATGAGCTCGCCGGCCGCATCGGCGGAACCTTCAAAGCGTCCTCAGCGCACCGCAGCATGCTCCTAGAAGGACGGCTCGGCATCGGTGGCCCACGCGTAGCCCTCATCAAACCGACAACACTCATGAACCGGGTAGGCGGTGCCGTCTCGAGCGTTGCGAAGTACTTCGGGATCCCGGACTCCAACGTGATCGCCATCCACGATGAGATCGAGCTGGACTTCGACACCACACAGTCCCGACTCGGAGGCACCGAAGCCGGCCACAACGGCCTACGAGACATCACCAAAGCCCTGGGAACCAGAGATTACTGGCGTGTCAGGGTCGGAGTGGGGCGCCCGCCTGGACGCCAGCAAGTCGCGGATTACGTCCTCTCCGATTTCTCCGCGCAAGAACGCAAAACCCTGCCGATGACCATTTCGGATGCCGCCGACGAGGTCGAGAAGCTCATGTCCTCGCTATAGGTTTCGGGGCAGTACGCTTTCTCACAGTCAGCGGCATCGTGTGAAACACCGACCTTGAGAGCCGTGATTCCGCGGATCTATCCGCCGGCATCGAACATATTCAGCGGATCTTCACCACATTACATGGGGTTTTCCATGACTATCCCAGGGTTTATTGAGACTCGGTCTGTAGTGTCGAAGAC
Encoded proteins:
- a CDS encoding alkaline phosphatase encodes the protein MKAVRTPVIATAAAGLALASFATAVPANAEPKVDGPKNVIVLIGDGMGYSHIDNYNAFTKNEVHWQVEKGPDKKVMPYGGNTKPKEGWQTWDHTGMSTHWVDGLVYDTAEAWTKFDWVKNKPTDSAAAGTAMATGVKTYNAGLGVDPNKKVVENLSERAKSLGKSAGVVSSVPFSHATPATYSAHNETRQDYHGIAKEQVEGDMDVVMGAGHPFFDDNNKKLATPKYKYIGAEEYEKLAGGHTDYAFIEDNESFRKLTENGTPSRVFGIAQVGNTLQQSRAAGAAKNDVIDLRTMTEGALNVLDNNDKGFFLMVEGGAIDWAGHANQTERDVEEVEDFDKAVEAVIEWVEKNSSWDETLVMVTADHETGYLSGAPKGDFAPMIPQGGDNAVAQRNAQATPAQVTNKYASHTWNSGDHTNQLVPIFFKGANAADVKALATKTDTVRGAYMDNTDVAKWLLNTAWVANEEAPTEEAPTEEAPTEEAPTEEAPTEEAPTKEAPTEEAPSQEAPSEEAPSEDAEDTTDVVVDNTNDAQGPSTGGDLARTGVNTELVWGAGLAATFMIGGMTVLLVNRARRAEATK
- a CDS encoding 50S ribosomal protein L25/general stress protein Ctc; translated protein: MQKFENIDVEVREDFGKGSARRARRDGQIPAVVYGHGTEPEHLLLPAHQTTLAVRQANAILSLKVAGDERLVMVKDIQRHPLRQTVDHLDLLIVKRGEKVSVDVYLDYQGEVAPGLAAALDIQEVTVLADALNIPDTLVVNLEGREEGSVLASDIELPEGVELEIDPETVIATVEEPQEIELPEDEETEEAGEEAAETPAEEKSEEDSE
- the pth gene encoding aminoacyl-tRNA hydrolase encodes the protein MASDTYLIAGLGNTGARYAKNRHNIGFMVADELAGRIGGTFKASSAHRSMLLEGRLGIGGPRVALIKPTTLMNRVGGAVSSVAKYFGIPDSNVIAIHDEIELDFDTTQSRLGGTEAGHNGLRDITKALGTRDYWRVRVGVGRPPGRQQVADYVLSDFSAQERKTLPMTISDAADEVEKLMSSL